A window of Deltaproteobacteria bacterium contains these coding sequences:
- a CDS encoding motility protein A, with translation MEERPIYLRSDLITRQLDHATLFGVGAAFGLVVLAIALGGGGRSFFDLNSILIVGGGTIGVTLINFPLGDFLKTLTLLKTALVYERASGIHRLKKLVDMARRVRADGALAIEDEMFKEADPFMQKAMGLLADNNKAEEIRRTLEIELTFLDDRHRHGSQLFQTMGTISPAMGLIGTLIGLVQMLSHLDDPSQIGPAMAVALLTTFYGAMAANIVFLPLAGKLRAKSKKEMLIKEMTIEGLVCISEGLHPRIIEQRLLSFLPPEERSSDYD, from the coding sequence GTGGAAGAAAGACCAATATACTTGCGCAGTGATCTAATAACTAGACAGCTGGATCACGCTACTTTATTTGGCGTCGGCGCTGCCTTTGGTCTAGTGGTTCTTGCCATTGCCCTAGGTGGTGGCGGCAGATCGTTTTTCGATCTTAACAGCATATTAATCGTCGGCGGTGGAACCATTGGAGTAACGCTAATTAACTTTCCTCTAGGGGATTTTCTAAAAACGCTCACTCTCTTAAAAACTGCCTTGGTTTACGAAAGGGCTTCGGGCATTCACCGCCTAAAAAAACTCGTCGATATGGCGCGAAGAGTAAGGGCAGACGGTGCCCTAGCTATTGAAGACGAGATGTTTAAGGAAGCAGATCCATTTATGCAAAAGGCCATGGGGTTGCTCGCCGACAATAACAAGGCAGAAGAAATTCGTCGAACGCTCGAAATAGAACTCACCTTTTTAGATGATCGACATCGACATGGCTCGCAACTCTTTCAGACAATGGGCACTATTTCGCCAGCCATGGGTCTGATTGGAACCCTTATTGGGCTAGTGCAAATGCTCTCTCACTTAGACGATCCCTCGCAAATTGGCCCAGCAATGGCAGTGGCGCTGCTCACAACTTTTTATGGTGCAATGGCTGCGAATATCGTCTTTTTGCCATTAGCAGGTAAGCTGCGAGCGAAAAGCAAAAAGGAAATGCTCATTAAGGAAATGACGATCGAAGGTTTGGTTTGCATAAGCGAGGGACTTCATCCGCGAATTATAGAACAGCGCTTACTAAGCTTCTTACCTCCAGAAGAACGAAGCTCAGATTACGACTAA
- a CDS encoding adenosine kinase, translated as MRKFDVYGVGNAIMDLQLRVSDEDLDRFKLVKGGMKLVEVSEQQDIIEYFYAHDVNQASGGSAANTAIAIAQLGGRVGYGCMVGDDGFGKFYQGEMANLGVSLHVKPRERESTGTCVILITPDAERTMNTHLGASSNFGPEHVSEEHIADARWLYVEGYLFSSEKGQQVVSKAIKAAKRSQTRIAVSFADGFIVDAFREPLSAAVAQADLIFANRNEAAAFAREDDEIRSFAALKSACPNVAMTLHERGARVFYAGEEFFIPAVKTNAIDTTGAGDMFAGGFLYGLTRGWKADKAAELACFLASKVVSQIGPRLNCDVKKLMEMTALS; from the coding sequence ATGAGAAAATTCGATGTTTACGGAGTAGGTAATGCAATAATGGATCTTCAGTTAAGAGTTTCGGATGAAGATCTTGATCGATTTAAGCTGGTTAAGGGCGGCATGAAGCTTGTGGAGGTAAGTGAGCAGCAAGATATTATAGAGTATTTTTATGCGCATGATGTTAATCAAGCTAGTGGTGGCTCGGCTGCAAACACGGCTATTGCTATAGCGCAGCTTGGAGGCAGGGTGGGGTATGGTTGCATGGTTGGCGACGATGGTTTTGGAAAGTTTTATCAAGGTGAAATGGCAAATTTGGGAGTTTCCCTGCACGTAAAACCTCGAGAACGAGAAAGCACTGGAACATGTGTGATTTTGATTACTCCAGATGCGGAGAGAACCATGAATACTCATCTAGGGGCCAGTAGTAATTTTGGACCAGAGCACGTAAGTGAGGAGCATATAGCGGATGCTCGGTGGCTATATGTCGAGGGATATTTGTTTTCATCCGAAAAGGGCCAGCAAGTGGTTTCTAAAGCCATTAAAGCGGCAAAGCGTAGCCAAACGCGCATCGCTGTTTCGTTTGCAGATGGTTTTATCGTCGATGCCTTTAGGGAGCCGCTTTCTGCGGCGGTTGCTCAAGCTGATCTAATTTTTGCCAATCGCAATGAGGCGGCTGCCTTCGCTAGAGAAGATGATGAGATTCGCAGTTTTGCAGCGTTAAAATCAGCTTGCCCCAATGTCGCAATGACGTTACACGAGAGAGGAGCACGGGTATTTTATGCGGGCGAGGAGTTTTTTATTCCTGCTGTTAAGACTAATGCTATAGACACAACCGGTGCAGGTGACATGTTTGCAGGTGGTTTTCTTTACGGACTCACGCGAGGTTGGAAGGCAGACAAGGCTGCTGAATTAGCGTGTTTTTTGGCCAGCAAGGTAGTAAGTCAAATTGGTCCACGGTTAAATTGCGATGTTAAAAAATTGATGGAGATGACAGCGCTCTCCTAA
- a CDS encoding flagellar motor protein MotB, whose amino-acid sequence MVSPMALTHVGTRIGTQKAKASVSLKELEIHHISPSAWMVTFSDLLTLLLTFFVMLHAMSSIDNQQIILKLKHFSKHQLEQAKEAIGKGGNDLMDKIDAAIPSSRNEKTQLTARVASKLQGALGAPNAKSAAGNNLKFANDIYLRSTSDNGSLLLLGASTFPMASDELSFSAKEAVIAISRALSGKKVSISVNGHTDSTPINNSRFASNWELSAARAIAVVRQMIDAGIDPNLISAVGYADTKPLIDDNLAQYRHQNRRVEIYVAPTEQDGKKKEKISN is encoded by the coding sequence ATGGTTTCTCCTATGGCACTCACTCATGTCGGAACACGCATCGGCACTCAAAAAGCAAAAGCATCTGTTTCACTTAAGGAGCTCGAAATTCACCACATCTCTCCTAGTGCCTGGATGGTAACATTTTCGGATTTGCTCACTCTTCTACTTACCTTTTTTGTCATGCTCCATGCCATGTCGTCTATTGATAACCAACAAATCATTCTGAAACTTAAACATTTTTCCAAACATCAACTAGAGCAAGCTAAGGAAGCTATAGGCAAAGGTGGAAATGACCTCATGGACAAGATCGACGCGGCCATACCAAGTTCAAGGAACGAAAAGACTCAGCTAACAGCACGCGTGGCCTCTAAACTACAAGGTGCTTTGGGAGCGCCCAACGCTAAGTCAGCCGCCGGCAACAATTTAAAATTCGCAAACGATATTTATCTTCGTTCCACTAGCGATAATGGCAGCCTCTTACTACTTGGAGCTAGCACGTTCCCAATGGCTAGCGATGAGTTGTCATTTTCCGCAAAAGAAGCAGTAATTGCCATTAGCAGAGCACTAAGCGGCAAAAAGGTGAGCATTAGCGTCAACGGTCATACCGATAGCACGCCCATCAACAATTCGCGCTTTGCTTCAAACTGGGAGCTATCTGCTGCCAGAGCTATTGCAGTGGTGCGACAAATGATTGACGCTGGCATAGATCCAAATCTTATTTCCGCAGTTGGCTATGCCGATACTAAGCCACTTATTGATGACAACTTAGCACAATACCGTCATCAAAATAGAAGAGTCGAAATATACGTCGCTCCAACTGAACAGGATGGAAAGAAAAAAGAGAAAATTTCAAATTGA
- a CDS encoding CPBP family intramembrane metalloprotease — translation MNYRDKNTAVILRFIALDRWKALFGELKNQSRQDFDQRLGISAIINAVLISTIPIIFVFLDTYNTRKTAMHLPTIAFGTCAVMAIWLKWRYKLSHLASTKNYKELLSLTHTAVAAGCIPAVLLMVFAPELLTQRRELVTAAASPLASDAPLSIWALLSSVIIVVLIAAWVAITEETIFRGLLISVIRRANFFAKQSTNDLMAVTLSAMLFGLAHYPTWGIIPTIAMLGLGIGFGIAYIASGERLIFVMIYHFLFDSLSILVSLLI, via the coding sequence ATGAATTATAGAGACAAAAATACTGCTGTCATTCTTAGGTTTATTGCACTCGATCGCTGGAAAGCGCTTTTTGGCGAGTTAAAAAACCAATCTCGCCAAGACTTCGACCAGAGACTTGGGATTTCCGCTATAATTAACGCCGTCTTGATTTCAACTATCCCAATAATTTTCGTGTTTCTAGATACTTACAACACACGTAAGACTGCTATGCATTTACCAACCATTGCCTTTGGAACATGCGCTGTCATGGCAATATGGCTTAAGTGGCGTTACAAACTATCCCACTTAGCCAGCACAAAAAACTACAAAGAGCTCCTAAGTCTAACGCATACAGCCGTAGCTGCCGGCTGTATCCCAGCCGTTCTACTAATGGTTTTTGCGCCTGAACTCCTGACTCAGAGACGAGAGCTCGTAACGGCTGCTGCATCGCCACTGGCAAGTGATGCACCGCTCAGCATATGGGCCTTACTGTCGTCTGTCATCATAGTTGTGCTAATCGCCGCTTGGGTGGCTATCACCGAGGAGACAATCTTTCGCGGTCTATTAATCAGCGTAATCAGGCGAGCCAACTTTTTTGCTAAACAATCGACTAATGATTTAATGGCTGTCACTCTTAGTGCCATGCTGTTTGGATTAGCTCACTATCCAACGTGGGGCATAATTCCTACGATAGCAATGCTTGGCTTGGGAATCGGCTTTGGGATCGCCTACATTGCGAGTGGCGAGCGATTAATTTTTGTAATGATATACCATTTCCTATTCGATAGCCTAAGTATTTTAGTGAGCTTATTAATTTAA
- a CDS encoding HEAT repeat domain-containing protein — translation MIEKLFFHTLRGVLIFQCALLGDCLAQSAEINVHDIVETPDANSVADLAENKKHDELVSGLIDRLMVENDDKAVEVGLALKSHAKKSDLPKLVKALEGGGSLEAKVTLVEILGQLADDRAVKALRFEIQHGKWPVRLAAIDSLGYIKHGLVVSILSDILSNSSNDEAKLRAASALGRIGNGPARYALQTILKKTKSLGARSAIKWALKRSGKMPDTDRTDSGIARGKKVLAYYRGTPFFFYVPYYRFKYQPSPRLLVCIHDYDLQIENLFNMCQKEALERRMAVLVPYFDNMTYPEYSNFNYRGERTDKRLFEIIEHLKTDIELETREIFFFGYGGGGDFAQRIVMAYPDRVARAAYSLTSFTQADPNLPYPQGVKNNLYAPDVNIDVERFVKSDVSIYVKPDIMSTRQARRFFYLLDEYSARRGITKRFLVKEIGQGDDVQSTFDMSKAYLFAKIAAEKPTYLTPME, via the coding sequence ATGATAGAAAAACTTTTTTTCCACACGTTGCGAGGGGTCTTGATTTTTCAGTGTGCGTTGCTAGGTGATTGCTTGGCACAGTCTGCTGAAATAAATGTTCATGATATAGTTGAGACTCCTGATGCCAATAGTGTCGCCGATTTGGCGGAGAACAAAAAGCACGACGAACTCGTGAGTGGATTAATCGATCGGCTTATGGTCGAAAATGACGATAAGGCTGTCGAGGTCGGGCTTGCATTAAAGAGTCATGCAAAAAAAAGCGATTTGCCCAAGTTAGTTAAAGCGCTTGAAGGTGGTGGAAGCTTAGAGGCAAAGGTTACGCTGGTTGAAATTCTCGGTCAACTTGCAGATGATCGTGCTGTGAAAGCGCTTCGCTTTGAAATTCAGCATGGCAAGTGGCCGGTGCGTTTGGCGGCAATTGATTCATTGGGTTATATTAAGCATGGACTTGTCGTCTCTATTCTATCGGATATTTTGAGCAATAGTTCTAACGACGAAGCAAAGCTACGAGCTGCGTCGGCCTTGGGGCGCATTGGTAATGGGCCAGCGAGGTATGCCCTGCAAACTATTTTGAAGAAGACGAAATCATTAGGTGCTCGTAGCGCTATCAAGTGGGCGTTAAAGCGATCTGGAAAGATGCCGGATACTGATCGCACGGATTCCGGCATCGCTCGTGGCAAGAAGGTTTTGGCGTATTATCGTGGGACTCCGTTTTTCTTTTACGTCCCGTATTATCGCTTTAAATATCAGCCGTCGCCGCGTCTATTAGTCTGCATACACGACTATGATCTGCAGATCGAGAATCTCTTCAATATGTGTCAAAAGGAAGCATTGGAACGTCGCATGGCGGTATTGGTGCCGTACTTCGATAACATGACGTATCCAGAATATTCTAATTTTAACTATCGCGGGGAGCGCACGGACAAGCGTTTGTTTGAGATAATCGAACACCTAAAGACCGATATTGAGCTAGAAACGAGGGAGATTTTTTTCTTTGGTTACGGTGGAGGTGGCGATTTTGCTCAAAGGATAGTGATGGCATATCCGGATCGCGTTGCGCGCGCGGCTTATAGTCTTACATCATTTACGCAAGCTGATCCGAACCTTCCTTATCCGCAGGGAGTCAAAAACAACTTGTATGCACCGGATGTTAATATAGATGTAGAGCGCTTCGTGAAGTCGGATGTTTCCATTTACGTTAAACCGGATATCATGAGCACGCGGCAGGCGCGAAGATTTTTTTATTTGCTAGACGAGTATTCCGCAAGGCGCGGCATCACTAAGCGTTTCTTGGTTAAAGAAATAGGGCAGGGAGACGATGTTCAATCGACTTTTGACATGAGTAAGGCCTACCTATTTGCCAAAATTGCCGCGGAGAAGCCGACATATCTCACGCCGATGGAGTAA
- a CDS encoding flagellar motor protein MotB, producing MTEEDHFTVPFTSLTTILLCFFIFLTSIAVPDLVRKKQLLKSLSNQFSTSHDSHLPFSSEQTKHYDIPIPELAIGFPQLNFSTRYSTIADTAEALDAEVLRFDDRFVISIAGEALFNSGDEQMNAQFIPTLETIARNVRQQRLRLQIEGHTDDRPISSPRFKSNWELSIARAVSVLRFFIDKGVPADKLTASGRAQYQPIADNTTEEGRAKNRRVVLIIQE from the coding sequence ATGACTGAAGAAGATCACTTTACTGTTCCCTTTACGAGCCTCACAACTATCTTGCTGTGCTTTTTTATTTTTCTAACCTCAATTGCCGTACCCGATTTAGTGCGCAAAAAACAATTGTTGAAGTCGCTCTCTAATCAATTTTCTACTTCCCACGACTCACATTTACCTTTCTCGTCCGAACAAACTAAACACTATGACATTCCCATTCCAGAGCTGGCCATTGGCTTCCCTCAACTGAATTTTTCCACTCGCTATAGCACTATAGCCGATACCGCTGAGGCACTTGATGCAGAAGTATTGCGCTTCGATGATCGATTTGTAATTAGCATCGCGGGAGAAGCTCTATTTAACAGCGGCGATGAGCAAATGAACGCTCAGTTCATTCCAACACTTGAAACTATAGCAAGAAACGTACGACAACAGAGGCTGCGCCTACAAATCGAAGGACACACCGACGATCGCCCCATTTCCTCCCCACGATTTAAATCCAACTGGGAACTCTCTATCGCTAGAGCTGTCTCAGTGCTTAGATTTTTTATCGATAAAGGTGTGCCAGCAGACAAACTGACCGCTAGTGGAAGAGCCCAATATCAACCAATCGCGGATAACACTACCGAGGAAGGACGTGCAAAAAACCGTCGAGTAGTTCTCATCATACAGGAGTAA